From a single Paenibacillus sp. FSL W8-0426 genomic region:
- a CDS encoding methyl-accepting chemotaxis protein produces the protein MKKQKTKRSKPVVQPGVPKTGRKFTIRARLTLAFLVILVVPTAGLGWLSYLTAKEDITEQFLKNTRQSVETVNTQVETLINTSLEDLKYLSQTVNKGMVDGDESPLLRQILDPIKAVKSEYDHVQFATTEGKLLNSPQQTFAEDFDPRERAWYTLAMENKGQTLVNNPIISQDGKVIVVPSMATADDSGVVSIVLSLTNLAEQINKIKVGETGYVSVLDKDNKYITHPTIEIGSEDTESYVEQMKVEPSGNVEYSSDGTDKIAVYATNEATGWKIVGVIDVEEISAASRGILYTTLVIIAVSIVGGALVAAWIIRSIDAPLKRLMAATNNIAAGDLTNEVKITSKDELGELSGAVNQMSANLRSLVSQVGFNAEQVAATSEELSASSEQTRTTAEYISEAVQQIADGSDRLVNNSAAFNQATEDISKGMNQASSSIQYVTQLTQSANEKAQEGAEVVNHAVAQMNTIHDKVNQTADVVHKLGQKTDEIGEIIGLITQISSQTNLLALNAAIEAARAGEHGRGFAVVADEVRKLAEQSTRSAEQIRKLVQEVRQETGNAVASMNEGTEVVREGISLVSRTGEAFGVIADSIDQAASETIEVSAIVEQVHASAQSMVEMAQNVAVIAEQSAGNTQSVAASTEQQSASMVEVSASADSLSKMAQELQELIGKFKV, from the coding sequence ATGAAGAAGCAAAAGACAAAACGCAGCAAGCCTGTCGTTCAACCTGGCGTCCCCAAAACCGGAAGGAAGTTTACGATCCGGGCACGCCTCACCTTGGCCTTTCTGGTGATTCTCGTCGTTCCGACAGCCGGTTTGGGATGGTTGTCGTATCTGACCGCCAAGGAAGACATCACGGAACAGTTTCTCAAAAATACGCGTCAATCGGTAGAAACCGTGAATACGCAAGTGGAAACACTGATCAACACTAGCCTGGAGGATCTGAAATACCTCTCGCAAACGGTGAACAAGGGCATGGTCGACGGTGACGAAAGTCCGCTGCTTCGTCAAATTTTGGACCCAATCAAAGCGGTGAAATCCGAGTACGACCATGTGCAATTTGCGACAACGGAAGGAAAGCTGCTCAACTCGCCGCAGCAGACCTTTGCGGAAGATTTCGATCCGAGGGAACGGGCGTGGTATACGCTGGCCATGGAGAATAAAGGGCAGACGCTCGTCAACAATCCGATTATTAGCCAGGACGGCAAAGTGATCGTTGTGCCTTCCATGGCCACCGCCGACGACTCCGGCGTAGTCAGCATCGTGCTTAGCCTGACCAATCTTGCCGAGCAAATCAACAAAATCAAAGTTGGCGAGACAGGTTATGTCTCCGTATTGGACAAAGATAACAAGTACATAACCCATCCGACGATTGAAATAGGTTCCGAAGATACCGAAAGCTACGTAGAGCAAATGAAAGTGGAACCGTCAGGGAATGTCGAGTATTCGTCAGACGGAACGGACAAAATTGCCGTGTACGCGACCAATGAGGCAACCGGGTGGAAAATCGTGGGTGTCATCGACGTGGAAGAAATTTCGGCAGCAAGCCGCGGAATATTGTATACCACGTTGGTGATCATTGCCGTCTCCATCGTGGGCGGAGCGCTGGTGGCCGCCTGGATCATTCGCTCCATCGACGCGCCGTTGAAACGGCTGATGGCGGCAACGAACAATATTGCCGCGGGTGACCTGACCAACGAGGTGAAGATCACTTCGAAGGACGAACTCGGCGAGTTGTCCGGCGCCGTGAATCAAATGTCCGCCAATTTGAGAAGTCTGGTGTCGCAGGTCGGATTCAATGCCGAGCAGGTGGCGGCAACCTCCGAGGAATTGTCCGCAAGCTCCGAGCAGACGCGGACAACTGCCGAGTATATCTCGGAAGCGGTGCAGCAGATCGCCGACGGTTCGGACCGGTTGGTGAACAACTCGGCCGCGTTTAATCAGGCGACCGAAGACATTTCCAAAGGCATGAACCAGGCATCGAGTTCCATCCAGTATGTTACGCAGCTGACCCAGTCCGCGAACGAAAAGGCGCAGGAAGGCGCCGAAGTCGTGAATCATGCGGTGGCCCAAATGAACACGATCCACGACAAAGTGAATCAAACGGCCGATGTCGTTCACAAGCTTGGACAGAAGACGGATGAAATCGGCGAAATCATCGGTTTGATCACCCAGATTTCCAGCCAAACGAATCTGCTCGCCCTCAATGCGGCCATCGAGGCCGCCCGTGCAGGGGAGCATGGCCGGGGATTTGCGGTCGTTGCTGACGAGGTCAGAAAGCTGGCCGAGCAATCTACGCGCTCCGCAGAGCAGATTCGCAAACTGGTGCAGGAAGTGCGTCAGGAAACCGGAAACGCGGTAGCCTCGATGAATGAAGGGACGGAAGTGGTCCGCGAGGGCATTTCATTGGTTTCCCGCACGGGAGAAGCCTTCGGCGTCATTGCCGATTCCATCGATCAGGCGGCGTCCGAAACGATCGAGGTTTCCGCGATCGTGGAGCAGGTGCACGCCAGCGCGCAGAGCATGGTTGAAATGGCCCAAAACGTGGCCGTTATTGCCGAGCAGTCGGCGGGGAACACGCAAAGCGTCGCAGCATCGACGGAACAGCAGAGCGCATCGATGGTCGAGGTGTCCGCGTCTGCGGACAGTCTGAGCAAAATGGCGCAGGAGCTTCAAGAACTGATCGGCAAATTCAAGGTATAG